GTACTTAATATTCCATTCTGCAGAATCACAGTGTTAAATCCTCTTTCAAGAGCTCCGTTATAGGTAAACAAGACACAATGCTCCGCCGCATTTCCTGCGATGATTAAAAATTCAATGCCTTGATCTCTTAGAAGCTGTTCTAGCTCTGTCTTCCAAAATGCATTCGTATTCTCTTTAGTTAAAATCAAATCCATTTCCTTTACTTGAATTTCTGGAATTATGCTAAATGCATTTCTACTTGATTCTGTTATCCCTTCAATATCTTGAATGTGTATGACAACTTGATCCTTTGAACGAAACATCTCTGATACATAATTGATATATTCACAAGCTTTATCTATGACTGGCTTTTCAATCCCCTGCAAATGAATGGTTTGCATATCAATGACTAGAAATCCAATTTTCATCGTATTTACTCCTTCATAATGAATTTATTAAGAACTTGCGCCAATTCAGAACTTCCTTGATCCGCCTCAAGTAGGCCGCATGAATACAGAGTTATAAGCATTGTATCATTGGCTTTTTATATTAGCACTACATGTCATAGAAAAACAGCAGGCCACATATCTTTAGAATGAATTTTGTCGTTCGTTAGAATCCGTTTTGACCAGCTTGAATAGTCATTTATGCTTCACAAAGCCTCGGAAGGAGTTGTGCAGGATGTCTCTTCAGAAGGAAGGTGCGCTTGCGATCGGTTCCGGCCAAATCTTGCTCTCACTTGCTGAATCATGGTATGAATCCGCTTCGTCCAAACTCACGGTTTATGTAACAAATAAGGCACTTACAGACATGGGAAAACTCACGGAACTTCACGAACAAACTCGAAACAATGAGAACGAGATCACGTTAAATATGATTGCTGCAGAAGGAGATGAGGTTCTAAATTGGAGGGCGATCGTTCGGCCTTTTCAATTTATTTTGTATGTTTCGGAGCATGGCGAATTGGAGGAGCTTCGAAGCGTTCAGCAGGCTTGTATAGCAGAAAGGAAACAGATGCTCCCTGCCATCGCGATAAGAGGAATGGGAATGGCAGGGCCGCTGCTGCATCCTGGCGGGGACGGACACTGGGAGTCAGCATGGCTGAGAATTCATTCGTCCGTCTTTCCCCAGAAACAAACGCCAAAGGTCTTATCCACTGCTGCCGCAGGCGTCTTATCGAGTCTTATTGTCCATGAATGGCATAAAGCGATTACGGGTGAGCCTGAATTGGAGCATAGAAATCAATGCTTTATACTTGACCCCCTCATGTTAACCGGAAGCTGGCATTCATTTTTGCCTCATCCTTTAGTATCTGCGTACGACGCGGCACGTCCAATGGAAAATATGGAGCTTAACCTAAGAAAAAATCACGAGCAGGTAAGCCCGGAGGTATGGTTTACTGCCTTCAACCAACTGACCTCGACGGTAACAGGCATTTTTCATGCATGGGGAGAAGCGGACCTAATCCAGCTACCGCTGGCACAGTGTCTTGTTCAGCCTGCAGACCCCTTGTCAAAAGAACCAGTACAACTTTTGCCAACCATCGTCCGAAGTGGACTAACACATGTAGAGGCTCGACGAGAGTCAGGTTTGGCAGGGCTAGAAGCCTATGTAGCCCGCATAATCCCACTGCTGTTTGCTGTCTTCCCTCCACATCAGCAGGAAGGAATCAGCATCGGAGCAGGATGCGATATCACTGAAGCCGTTGGGCGGGGAGCTAGAGCTTGTTTAACTAAAGAGTTAGGAAAGCGGAGTTTGTCTGATGAGCCGACTGTTGTTCAGCGTATAGCATGTCCGCAAATTGAAGACGTTCGTTGCCTGTATTATTTACAAGTTTTAACCACCTTAGAGGGGGAATCTCTTATTGCAGTAGGTGAGCCGTTGCTCGGTTTTCCAACAGTGTGGGTCTATTCCGATTCCTCGTGGTATGGCAGCGTAGATCTTAGTTTTACACTTGCCCTTCGTCAATCCCTACAGAAGGCATTGAGTAAGACCGAGCGAACTGCGGCTTCTCCTATCCTTCGTAAGGATCATGAAGTGCAAAATATTACATTTTCTAATGGCGAACCTCTAAGCTACAGCTCTTTAATGTTATCAGCCATTGAGACTCTGAAGCAGTGCGATAAGCATCTTGAGGTGTTTGAATTGAACAATAACTCTTTATGGGGCAAAGGGCCGTTTGTAGCATATGGAGTAGTTCTCGGAGAGGAGGAATCCCCTTGAATACTATCGCTATTATTGGGGAGGGAATGCTTGCCGACGCCATGTACAAGCGTCTGTCCAGGCTCTTTCCTGTCCGAAGAAAGAACCTCAGTGAAGATATACCCGCTGTAGACCTGGTATTGGTGCTGAAGGATGAGGAAAGCTCCTCCTATTTTTATGAAGCTGAACAGATGCTGCGACTGCATGGTATTCCTTGGTTATGTGCCTATGTATCCTTGGGAGAAGGAATCATAGGGCCGCTAATTGTTCCAGGAACGACCGGATGCTTCAAATGTGCAGAAGCACGGTTATCTTTGGCAGGGAGCAATCGTAATGAAGTCAAGGATTTGCTTATGAAGCTCGTGTATGATGATTACACTCCCCAAAATACTTCTGAAATATCTCCCGCGGGAGCTAGTTATATGGCGTATATTATCTCAGCGGAAACGGAAAAGGTGCTGCGTGGGGACAGAGCAAATACGGAAGAACATCTCTATTTAATCAACTTGACTAATTTGAGCAGCACAATCCATTATGTCATGCCACTTGGGACTTGCCCGGTTTGCGGGCAATTGCCAGATGATTCTGCTGAATTAGCGGAGATATCACTACAGAAGTGTCTAAAACTAGGCAACAGCTACCGCTGCCGCGGGGTGAGTGATTTGAAGAAGGTCCTACTCAGAGATTATTGGGACAGTCGTACCGGAATCTTTAATGATAAGAAATGGGGTCTCGACTCTGTCTTCGCCAGTGCCGGTATTAACCTTCCTTTAGGTTTTTACGATGAAATCACTGGGGGGCGTTCACACTCATTTCCGGATAGCGAGCTCGCGGGGATATTAGAAGGGCTAGAGCGTTTTTGCGGAGTGACTCCGCGCGGCAAACGAACGATTGTGCGGGACAGCTATTCCCATCTTAAGGCTGCTGCGCTGGATCCGTCTATGATAGGGCTTCATGCAGAGGAGCAATACGATCAATCTGATTTCCCCTTCATGCCGTATGATCCTGAATCTCCAATGGAATGGGTCTGGGGATATTCGTTCCTACAGGCACGTCCGATTCTGGTTCCCAAACTGTTGGCTTATTACAGTCTGGGCGGAGAAGAGGGATTTGTATATGAAACCTCCAACGGGTGCGCGGTAGGAGGAAGCTTAGAGGAGGCCATCTTATACGGGATTTTCGAGGTGGTTGAGCGAGATTCCTTTTTGTTGACCTGGTATGCAAGACTAGAGGTTCCGCGGCTTGACTATAATTCGTCGGGAGATTCGGAGCTAATCCTGATGATCCAACGTTTAAGAGCGGTTACGGGTTATGAAGTGAGCTTATACAATACCACGATGGAAAATGGAATTCCTAGTATATGGGCACTGGCAAAAGGAGGGTCGAAAGACAGCGTGAACCTTATCTGTGCTGCTGGAGCTCATCTCGATCCCATTCGGGCCGCCAAGAGCGCCATACATGAGCTGGCGGGCATGATCCCGACGGCCGAGAGGAGATTGAAGGAACGAAGGCCAGAAGCCGAAGCTATGCTTGATGACCCGTTCCTTGTAGAGCATATGGAAGATCACTCCTTGCTCTATAGCTTGCCACAGGCAGAGGAATGGCTTAACTTCTTATTAGACGAAAGGAACCCTGTCCGTACTTTTGCAGAAGAGTTCCATTCATTGACGTGGCAAGAAGATTTAACAGAGGATTTAAAACAAATTCTTCAAGTTTTCCGCAGTCTTCAGATGGACGTCATTGTAGTTGACCAGTCATCAAGTGAGACACTTCGCAACGGACTGCGTTGTGTTAAGGTGCTCATACCTGGAATGTTACCTATGACATTTGGACATCATCTTACCCGGCTCATTGGCCTAAATAGGGTACTGGATGTTCCGTTGAAGCTTGGTTATGCAAATCACAGGCTGACTCCACAGGAGCTTAATCCTTATCCGCATCCATTTCCGTAGACGAGGGCAATATGCTTAAGGTAATTCGCTGATTTTTTGTGAAAAGAGTCCAATCCACCAGTCGTTTACATTCATACAATTTAGCATATACGACGGAGGGAGGAATGTCGCGATGGGAGAATTGGGTGGAATAGGAAGCTGTAGTTGTAGCTGTGGTGGTTTGTTTACAAATACAGCTGCAATCCTCGTATTATTCATTCTATTAGTTATTGTTTCTCGTGCATTTTTTTGCTAATCTACAACATACAGACTATCCAGCTCTGTGTTGATCATGAAAAGACAATATCAGTAGCCCTTGTGATGCCTCTGGTAGGCGTTCTCGAATTTTTTATCTAGCCTGTAAAAGCTTAAGTGGAGATACCGCTTGAGCTTTTACATTTTTTTGTCTGCCATTTTGAGTAGCGCGCCGTCCAGAACCAACATTTGTGAGAGCCATGATGATAACTAAAAAAATCCAATCAGCTAATAAGGAGAGCCATCAGAATATGAGGGCTCTCCCATTTTTATGTACGATCCTCCAATTGTTCCCCAGTCAAAACTATCCGTTCGCTTTCGTTCTTTCAATTTGAAAATATGCTTCCTTCTACCA
The window above is part of the Paenibacillus lutimineralis genome. Proteins encoded here:
- a CDS encoding TOMM precursor leader peptide-binding protein gives rise to the protein MNTIAIIGEGMLADAMYKRLSRLFPVRRKNLSEDIPAVDLVLVLKDEESSSYFYEAEQMLRLHGIPWLCAYVSLGEGIIGPLIVPGTTGCFKCAEARLSLAGSNRNEVKDLLMKLVYDDYTPQNTSEISPAGASYMAYIISAETEKVLRGDRANTEEHLYLINLTNLSSTIHYVMPLGTCPVCGQLPDDSAELAEISLQKCLKLGNSYRCRGVSDLKKVLLRDYWDSRTGIFNDKKWGLDSVFASAGINLPLGFYDEITGGRSHSFPDSELAGILEGLERFCGVTPRGKRTIVRDSYSHLKAAALDPSMIGLHAEEQYDQSDFPFMPYDPESPMEWVWGYSFLQARPILVPKLLAYYSLGGEEGFVYETSNGCAVGGSLEEAILYGIFEVVERDSFLLTWYARLEVPRLDYNSSGDSELILMIQRLRAVTGYEVSLYNTTMENGIPSIWALAKGGSKDSVNLICAAGAHLDPIRAAKSAIHELAGMIPTAERRLKERRPEAEAMLDDPFLVEHMEDHSLLYSLPQAEEWLNFLLDERNPVRTFAEEFHSLTWQEDLTEDLKQILQVFRSLQMDVIVVDQSSSETLRNGLRCVKVLIPGMLPMTFGHHLTRLIGLNRVLDVPLKLGYANHRLTPQELNPYPHPFP
- a CDS encoding YjcZ family sporulation protein, coding for MGELGGIGSCSCSCGGLFTNTAAILVLFILLVIVSRAFFC
- a CDS encoding cysteine hydrolase family protein, whose translation is MKIGFLVIDMQTIHLQGIEKPVIDKACEYINYVSEMFRSKDQVVIHIQDIEGITESSRNAFSIIPEIQVKEMDLILTKENTNAFWKTELEQLLRDQGIEFLIIAGNAAEHCVLFTYNGALERGFNTVILQNGILSTHNDVITSTYRDRNIISYPVIKYLLNK